One genomic region from Rhizomicrobium palustre encodes:
- a CDS encoding tetratricopeptide repeat protein, which yields MDFYAQGLKLSAAGEHARAIEAFERALGANPSDGRVLFALGNTARALGMGQAAENFFRQVLLAEPGRTEALVNLASLLRQLDRHGEAEALLRPALEHNRADADLLLALGNTRREQGALDDALSLYREALVCRPGFLAALVNLADMLAEGGHEDEALALYDQALKAGNNAATAQARLNRAVLHLARGNFKDGWRDYAARIQVPGKVPQADHGLKRWSGESLKKTRLLVTTEQGVGDHLMFASVLPSLIARAEAEGGKIILECEKRLTPLFARSFPSVICHDWELEQRHDGARSHYGWLKKIGGANAFIEMGSLPRTLRKSREDFPAPHRYLVPDAAEAQSWREAFAELPRPLTGICWRSGLSGGARSLAYAPLELWAAFIRDLKGSVVVVQYGAQDAEIAALEAFSGRKLVVPQGIDQKQELDRATALISVLDCVVSAPTAVSWLAAGQGLATFKLQHALSWTTFGSDREAFGPSAKLLLAKTPAAWPEVFAKTKAEIDAL from the coding sequence ATGGATTTCTACGCGCAAGGATTGAAGCTTTCAGCCGCTGGCGAGCACGCGCGCGCCATCGAGGCTTTTGAGCGCGCCCTTGGCGCCAACCCTTCCGACGGACGGGTTCTTTTCGCCCTCGGCAACACCGCTCGCGCCTTGGGCATGGGCCAGGCGGCGGAAAACTTCTTTCGCCAGGTGCTTTTAGCCGAGCCGGGACGGACAGAAGCACTCGTCAACCTCGCCTCGCTCCTGCGCCAATTGGATCGCCATGGCGAAGCGGAAGCCCTCTTGCGTCCCGCTTTGGAACACAATCGCGCTGACGCCGATCTTTTGCTGGCCTTGGGCAATACGCGCCGCGAACAAGGCGCGCTGGATGACGCGCTATCACTCTATCGTGAGGCCTTGGTTTGCCGCCCGGGTTTCCTGGCGGCGCTGGTCAATCTCGCCGATATGCTGGCCGAAGGCGGCCATGAAGACGAAGCGCTGGCGCTTTATGATCAAGCCTTGAAGGCGGGTAATAACGCTGCCACGGCACAAGCGCGGCTGAACCGGGCCGTGCTGCATCTGGCGCGCGGCAATTTCAAAGACGGCTGGCGCGATTATGCCGCCCGCATCCAGGTGCCGGGCAAGGTGCCGCAAGCAGATCACGGGCTGAAGCGCTGGAGCGGCGAGAGCTTGAAGAAAACCCGCCTGCTGGTCACCACCGAGCAAGGCGTGGGCGACCATCTGATGTTCGCAAGCGTGCTGCCTTCCCTGATCGCCCGGGCCGAAGCCGAAGGCGGCAAGATCATTCTTGAATGCGAGAAACGGCTGACGCCGCTTTTCGCCCGCTCTTTTCCCTCTGTGATCTGTCACGATTGGGAGCTGGAACAGCGCCATGACGGGGCCCGCAGCCATTATGGCTGGCTGAAGAAAATCGGCGGCGCCAACGCGTTCATCGAGATGGGCAGCCTGCCGCGCACTTTGCGCAAATCACGCGAGGATTTTCCCGCGCCGCATCGCTATCTCGTGCCCGACGCGGCCGAAGCGCAAAGCTGGCGCGAAGCTTTCGCGGAGCTCCCCAGGCCTTTGACCGGCATTTGCTGGCGGAGCGGACTTTCCGGCGGGGCGCGCAGCCTTGCTTATGCGCCGCTTGAACTTTGGGCTGCCTTTATCCGCGATCTCAAAGGCAGCGTCGTTGTGGTGCAATATGGCGCGCAGGATGCGGAAATCGCGGCTCTGGAAGCGTTCAGCGGGCGCAAGCTGGTGGTGCCGCAAGGCATCGATCAGAAACAGGAGCTCGACCGCGCCACGGCACTGATCTCCGTACTCGATTGCGTGGTCTCAGCGCCGACGGCGGTATCGTGGCTGGCGGCGGGCCAAGGTCTTGCCACCTTCAAGCTGCAGCACGCGCTGAGCTGGACCACCTTCGGGTCCGATAGGGAAGCCTTCGGCCCCTCGGCCAAATTGCTGCTCGCCAAAACGCCGGCTGCCTGGCCTGAGGTCTTCGCCAAAACCAAAGCCGAAATCGATGCGCTTTAG
- a CDS encoding cytidylyltransferase domain-containing protein, with protein sequence MNKFETPRVVAVIQARMGSTRFPGKVLKPIAGKPLLWHVVHRLEKSRWINEIVVATSVNPRDDALVEYCKAEGTRVVRGPEFDVLSRFARAAELTDADVIVRVCSDSPFIDAGYTDHLIDAMLDQACDFVQLEEGAVTAHEGIDVFSRHGLDKLMMDVAEDPVAREHVAGYFRLHMDFVPVARAKPYPALAKEVGRLSVDTPDDLTFMEAVHERLHAKAGEATLADLLLLLEREPSLRKINAHVRQKGIAPEGGLVLIRCDSEGEAGAARVRRMIDLARALRDRQSIGVTFALTGSEQALAAVQAAGFEAERLASPDAPMAALSRHPDILVLDGGEGLSRSDTEALDIAYKVAIEDYSDRRLACDEAFYPPLPQAQALTWSGSKCRVHTGWEWSLSGHAPAGSAVRPASPVLSLLVITSDALVGRLANALQSLDPVFRARFVLGADCKDRDRLARSIVRLAPNFETVEGANGLATEFTSSDAALVCFGPVAYDLAAAGIPAVYLSQNESQSGAAAAFEGAGMGISLGLSAQDKLIAQAVWSLLNDSARRREMRAAGLMTIDGLGVTRVATALSAALTAHREHHRAVS encoded by the coding sequence ATGAACAAGTTTGAAACCCCGCGCGTTGTCGCTGTTATCCAGGCGCGGATGGGATCCACACGGTTTCCAGGCAAGGTCTTGAAACCCATCGCGGGCAAGCCTCTGCTCTGGCATGTCGTGCACCGCCTCGAAAAGTCCCGTTGGATCAACGAAATCGTGGTCGCGACCAGCGTCAACCCGCGCGATGACGCCCTCGTCGAATATTGTAAGGCCGAAGGCACACGCGTGGTGCGCGGGCCGGAATTCGATGTTCTCTCCCGGTTTGCCCGCGCCGCCGAATTGACTGACGCGGACGTCATCGTGCGCGTCTGCTCGGATTCGCCGTTTATCGATGCGGGCTATACGGATCATCTCATCGACGCGATGCTCGATCAGGCCTGTGATTTCGTGCAGCTCGAGGAAGGCGCCGTTACCGCCCATGAGGGGATCGACGTTTTCAGCCGCCACGGCCTTGATAAGCTGATGATGGATGTCGCCGAGGATCCAGTGGCGCGCGAGCATGTGGCGGGGTATTTCCGCCTGCATATGGATTTCGTGCCGGTGGCGCGCGCCAAGCCTTATCCCGCGCTCGCCAAGGAAGTCGGCCGCCTCTCGGTCGATACGCCAGATGATCTCACCTTCATGGAAGCGGTGCATGAGCGCCTGCATGCCAAGGCGGGTGAGGCGACGCTGGCCGATTTGCTGCTGCTGCTCGAACGTGAACCTTCCTTGCGCAAGATCAATGCCCATGTCCGTCAAAAGGGCATTGCGCCGGAAGGCGGGCTGGTTCTGATCCGCTGTGATAGTGAAGGCGAGGCAGGCGCCGCACGCGTCCGACGTATGATTGATCTTGCCCGCGCCTTGCGTGACCGCCAAAGCATCGGCGTCACCTTCGCGCTTACCGGCTCAGAACAAGCCCTCGCTGCGGTACAGGCCGCTGGTTTCGAGGCGGAACGCCTGGCGAGCCCTGATGCTCCCATGGCGGCGCTCTCGCGCCATCCCGATATTCTGGTGTTGGATGGCGGCGAAGGGCTTTCGCGCAGCGATACCGAAGCGCTCGACATCGCCTATAAGGTTGCGATCGAAGATTATAGCGATCGCCGTCTTGCCTGTGACGAAGCCTTTTATCCGCCGCTGCCGCAGGCCCAAGCGCTTACTTGGTCGGGATCGAAATGCCGCGTGCATACCGGCTGGGAATGGAGCCTTTCCGGTCACGCTCCGGCGGGTTCCGCCGTGCGTCCAGCTTCGCCAGTTCTGTCCTTGCTGGTGATCACCAGCGACGCCTTGGTGGGCCGCCTCGCCAATGCACTGCAAAGCCTGGATCCCGTGTTCCGCGCCCGTTTTGTGCTAGGGGCCGATTGCAAGGATCGCGACCGGCTGGCGCGTTCCATCGTGCGCCTTGCGCCCAATTTTGAAACCGTGGAAGGGGCGAACGGCCTCGCCACGGAATTTACTTCCAGCGATGCGGCTTTGGTGTGTTTTGGCCCGGTGGCCTATGATCTTGCCGCCGCAGGAATCCCGGCGGTTTATCTCAGCCAGAATGAAAGCCAGTCCGGTGCCGCCGCGGCGTTCGAAGGCGCCGGCATGGGCATTTCCTTGGGTCTTAGCGCGCAGGATAAGCTCATCGCGCAAGCGGTCTGGTCGCTGCTGAACGATAGTGCCCGCCGCCGCGAAATGCGCGCCGCCGGGTTGATGACTATCGATGGGCTTGGTGTCACCCGTGTCGCGACCGCTCTATCGGCTGCGCTCACCGCCCATCGCGAGCATCACCGCGCCGTCAGCTAA
- the pseI gene encoding pseudaminic acid synthase has protein sequence MSRSISIAGRKIGPDHPPYVIAEMSGNHNGELKRALALLDAAKESGADAVKLQTYRADTITIDAYGPDFMVEGGLWDGRRLYELYEEAHTPWEWHADLFAHAKKIGLTIFSTPFDPTAIALLQSLDAPAYKIASSEIVDLPLIKQVAATGRPLIISTGMAVWDEIAEAVEAAKAGGASEIAVLHCVAAYPTPPEETNLSTIADLARKLDVVVGLSDHTMDTTISTIAVGLGANIIEKHFTLARADGGVDSAFSLEPHELHRLVRDVRIAKSAIGSPRYQPAPSEVKGLKYRRSLYVVADVKAGEVFTPENVRSIRPSFGLRPKFLDAVLGKKATRDVKRGEALAEEMIVGGL, from the coding sequence ATGAGCCGTTCGATCAGCATTGCCGGGCGCAAAATCGGACCGGATCACCCGCCCTATGTCATCGCTGAGATGTCCGGCAATCACAATGGCGAATTGAAGCGGGCCCTGGCGCTTCTCGATGCCGCCAAGGAGAGCGGCGCCGATGCGGTAAAGCTGCAGACCTATCGCGCCGACACCATCACCATCGATGCCTATGGACCGGACTTTATGGTGGAAGGCGGGCTGTGGGACGGACGCCGCCTGTACGAGCTTTACGAAGAGGCGCATACGCCTTGGGAATGGCATGCGGATCTTTTCGCCCATGCCAAAAAAATCGGGCTGACGATTTTTTCGACCCCGTTCGATCCCACGGCCATCGCGCTGCTGCAAAGCCTGGATGCACCTGCGTACAAAATCGCCTCGTCGGAAATCGTCGACCTGCCGCTGATCAAACAGGTGGCGGCGACGGGACGCCCGCTGATCATCTCTACCGGTATGGCCGTGTGGGATGAGATTGCCGAAGCCGTTGAAGCGGCTAAAGCAGGCGGCGCGAGCGAAATCGCGGTGCTGCATTGCGTGGCGGCCTATCCGACCCCGCCGGAAGAAACCAATCTTTCCACCATCGCCGATCTCGCCAGGAAGCTGGACGTGGTGGTGGGCCTTTCCGATCACACCATGGATACGACCATCTCCACCATCGCCGTGGGGCTGGGCGCCAATATCATCGAAAAGCATTTCACGCTCGCCCGCGCCGATGGCGGGGTGGATAGCGCGTTTTCACTCGAACCCCATGAATTGCACCGCCTGGTGCGCGATGTGCGCATCGCCAAGAGCGCGATCGGATCACCGCGCTATCAGCCTGCGCCGTCGGAAGTGAAGGGGCTGAAATATCGCCGCTCGCTTTATGTGGTGGCGGATGTGAAGGCGGGCGAGGTGTTCACACCAGAAAATGTGCGCTCCATCCGGCCTTCCTTTGGCCTGCGCCCGAAATTCCTGGACGCCGTGCTGGGCAAAAAGGCGACGCGCGATGTAAAGCGCGGCGAAGCCTTGGCCGAAGAGATGATCGTGGGCGGGCTATAA
- a CDS encoding HAD family hydrolase codes for MSLVLIFDLDDTLYDERTYVESGFRAVAAEAERRFGWEAKASFRMLRKLLDENGRGAIFNTWLESHGKLSKAEVKRALAVYRAHTPEIHLNAPAKKLLPKLARNHPLYLITDGNKLVQQKKIDALGLAPLFRKTYVTHCYGVAHAKPSPRCFELIRAREKCAWSDMVYVGDNPAKDFLPLNRLGGHTIRVLTGCHAKAIARPGYEAQHVIASLEELPDVLAAL; via the coding sequence ATGTCTTTGGTCCTGATCTTTGATCTCGATGATACGCTCTATGACGAGCGGACTTATGTGGAGTCCGGCTTTCGCGCCGTAGCGGCGGAGGCCGAGCGCCGCTTTGGCTGGGAGGCGAAGGCCTCTTTCCGCATGCTGCGCAAGCTGCTGGATGAAAATGGCCGCGGCGCGATTTTCAATACTTGGCTGGAAAGCCATGGCAAACTGAGCAAGGCCGAGGTGAAACGCGCGCTTGCGGTCTATCGCGCGCATACCCCCGAGATCCACCTCAACGCGCCTGCCAAGAAACTTTTGCCCAAGTTAGCCCGGAACCATCCGCTTTATCTCATCACCGATGGCAACAAGCTGGTGCAGCAGAAAAAGATCGATGCGCTGGGTCTCGCGCCGCTCTTTCGTAAGACATACGTTACCCATTGCTATGGCGTCGCCCATGCCAAACCCTCGCCGCGCTGTTTTGAGCTGATCCGCGCCCGCGAGAAATGTGCCTGGAGCGATATGGTCTATGTCGGCGATAATCCAGCCAAGGATTTTCTCCCGCTCAACCGCCTCGGCGGCCACACTATCCGCGTCTTGACCGGCTGCCATGCCAAAGCCATCGCGCGCCCCGGCTATGAGGCGCAGCATGTCATCGCGAGTCTGGAAGAATTGCCGGACGTGCTCGCCGCTTTATAG
- a CDS encoding NAD-dependent epimerase/dehydratase family protein — MSNIRKVFVSGGAGVIGREMIPKLVARGFEVMVGDLKPRPEHFPSSVHYRQGDLNHITEGELAAFAPDCFIHLAATFERSTETYGFWEENFWHNVRLSHHLMTVTKDLPSLKRVVFASSYLIYDQALYQFDVAQEKPRTLNESDPILPRNLTGMAKLAHEIELRFLDGFRAEAFTTACARIYRGYGCNSRDVISRWIRMLLAGEKITVYRPEGLFDYIYAKDTAEGLIRLALSDVRGIINLGTGRSRRVADVVEVLRQHFPKLEAETAEADIPFEASGADTSAWQKAIGWLPDYDLEHAIPEMIAFEKTKKAAPPAPVYGNVLVTSASKKVPLVRALQTAAKKLKPEIKVIAGDMNEAALTRYVADDFWRLPRTDAAAVESLIAGCKERGIKAILPTRDGELHFWAEQKARFAAEGIAVLVSPAASITRCLDKLAFARFGLEKGLPFIPTFEAPQGDGPFVVKERFGAGSRGLGLNLSKDAALAHGAKLEAPIYQPQIRGREISIDAWLDQAHKVKGLVLRGRDSVVDGESQITTTFRDAGLEKAAATILEALELSGPVVMQAFVVDGKLAVIECNPRFGGASTTSIAAGLDSFTWSLTEAFGGGVAALSFDRVPGEVRQIRVPGDIYVFGPDL; from the coding sequence ATGAGCAACATCCGGAAAGTTTTTGTCAGCGGTGGCGCTGGCGTCATCGGTCGGGAAATGATCCCCAAGCTGGTGGCGCGCGGGTTCGAGGTGATGGTCGGCGATTTAAAGCCCAGGCCGGAGCATTTTCCGTCTTCGGTGCATTACCGCCAGGGTGATCTCAACCATATCACCGAAGGCGAGCTTGCCGCCTTTGCGCCGGATTGCTTCATCCATCTCGCCGCCACTTTCGAGCGCTCGACCGAGACCTATGGCTTCTGGGAAGAGAATTTCTGGCACAATGTCCGCCTCTCCCATCATCTGATGACGGTGACGAAGGATCTGCCCAGCTTGAAGCGGGTGGTCTTTGCCTCCTCCTATCTCATCTATGATCAAGCGCTCTATCAGTTCGATGTGGCGCAGGAAAAGCCGCGCACGCTGAACGAATCCGATCCTATCCTGCCGCGCAATCTCACCGGCATGGCGAAACTGGCCCATGAAATCGAGCTGCGTTTCCTCGATGGTTTCCGCGCTGAGGCTTTCACCACCGCTTGCGCCCGCATCTATCGCGGTTATGGCTGCAATTCGCGCGATGTGATTTCGCGCTGGATACGCATGCTGCTCGCCGGCGAGAAGATCACGGTCTATCGCCCCGAAGGTCTCTTCGATTACATCTATGCCAAGGATACTGCCGAGGGCCTGATCCGCCTCGCCCTCTCCGATGTGCGCGGCATCATCAATCTCGGCACCGGGCGTTCGCGCCGCGTCGCCGATGTGGTCGAGGTGTTGCGCCAGCATTTCCCCAAGCTGGAAGCCGAAACGGCGGAAGCCGATATCCCCTTCGAAGCCTCTGGCGCCGATACATCTGCTTGGCAGAAAGCAATTGGCTGGCTGCCTGACTATGATCTTGAACACGCGATCCCAGAAATGATCGCGTTTGAGAAAACCAAGAAAGCCGCCCCGCCCGCGCCGGTCTACGGCAATGTGCTGGTGACCAGCGCCTCCAAGAAAGTGCCGCTGGTGCGGGCGTTGCAAACCGCCGCCAAGAAGCTCAAGCCTGAGATTAAAGTGATTGCGGGCGATATGAACGAGGCCGCGCTGACGCGTTATGTCGCCGATGATTTCTGGCGTCTGCCCCGCACCGATGCGGCGGCGGTCGAAAGCTTGATCGCGGGCTGCAAGGAACGCGGCATCAAAGCCATCCTGCCGACACGCGATGGCGAACTCCACTTCTGGGCGGAACAGAAGGCGCGCTTTGCGGCAGAAGGCATTGCCGTTCTGGTCTCGCCCGCCGCTTCCATCACCCGCTGCCTGGATAAGCTCGCCTTCGCCCGTTTTGGTCTGGAAAAGGGCCTGCCCTTCATCCCGACCTTCGAGGCGCCGCAAGGCGATGGTCCTTTTGTGGTGAAGGAGCGTTTCGGTGCCGGTTCGCGCGGGCTTGGCCTCAATCTTTCAAAGGATGCCGCTCTTGCCCATGGCGCAAAATTGGAAGCTCCGATCTATCAGCCGCAGATCCGCGGCCGTGAAATCAGCATCGATGCCTGGCTCGACCAAGCGCATAAAGTGAAGGGCCTGGTGCTGCGCGGGCGCGACAGCGTGGTCGATGGCGAATCCCAAATCACCACCACCTTCCGCGATGCGGGTCTCGAAAAAGCCGCCGCAACCATCCTGGAGGCTCTGGAACTCTCCGGCCCCGTGGTGATGCAGGCTTTTGTAGTGGACGGAAAACTCGCGGTGATCGAATGCAATCCGCGTTTCGGTGGCGCCTCCACCACCTCCATCGCCGCGGGTCTCGACAGCTTCACTTGGAGCCTTACCGAAGCCTTTGGCGGCGGTGTCGCCGCGCTCAGCTTCGACCGCGTTCCCGGCGAGGTCCGTCAAATCCGCGTTCCAGGCGATATCTATGTCTTTGGTCCTGATCTTTGA
- a CDS encoding GNAT family N-acetyltransferase, producing the protein MSSSPARYACLPRPRLEENGVWIETIQPGDIESIRLWRNAQLEVLRQPAPITPEQQQAYFAAQIWPTLALAQPCNILVSYHAGERLIGYGGLVHIAWEHKRAEISFLLDPAELAPKEHYAMRFKAFLGLMKTLAFKDLGLNRLFTETYALRPDHIAVLESAGFVREGVMRQHVRINGVGVDSLLHGCLCSDQTHGEPQ; encoded by the coding sequence ATGTCTTCATCGCCTGCCCGCTATGCCTGCCTGCCCCGGCCCCGGCTGGAGGAAAATGGTGTCTGGATCGAAACCATCCAGCCCGGCGACATCGAATCCATCCGGCTGTGGCGCAATGCCCAGCTCGAAGTGCTGCGCCAGCCCGCCCCCATCACGCCGGAGCAGCAACAGGCTTATTTCGCGGCCCAAATTTGGCCGACGCTGGCCCTGGCTCAACCCTGCAATATCCTCGTTTCTTACCACGCTGGCGAAAGGCTGATCGGCTATGGCGGCCTGGTACACATCGCCTGGGAGCACAAACGGGCCGAGATTTCCTTTCTCCTCGATCCCGCGGAACTGGCGCCCAAAGAGCATTATGCGATGCGGTTCAAAGCCTTCCTGGGGCTGATGAAGACTCTCGCGTTCAAGGATTTGGGCCTAAACCGCCTCTTCACCGAAACCTATGCCTTGCGGCCCGATCACATAGCGGTGCTCGAAAGCGCGGGCTTTGTGCGCGAGGGCGTTATGCGCCAGCATGTGCGAATCAACGGTGTTGGCGTCGATTCCCTTCTTCATGGCTGTCTTTGCAGCGACCAAACGCACGGCGAACCCCAATGA
- the pseB gene encoding UDP-N-acetylglucosamine 4,6-dehydratase (inverting): protein MTQQAKQVLEGSETGDEKRSFLRDFSQPWIDLNDKTVMVTGGTGSFGNHFVKTVLAHYKPRRLIIFSRDELKQYEMQQRFPVEQHPCLRFFIGDVRDRDRLDLAMANVDYVVHAAALKQVPAAEYNPFECIRTNVLGAENLVYAALRRNVKKVIALSTDKAANPVNLYGASKLASDKIFVAANNLSGADGTRFAVVRYGNVVGSRGSVVPFFKKLAADGATELPITDARMTRFWITLTQGVNLVLSSMEMSRGGEIFVPKIASTTITGLADILSPNLPQKIIGIRPGEKLHETMIPADDAHCTLEMDDRFVILASFAAALREAYLNRGAKPVAEGFSYSSDNNPEQLDARGLQQLLTEAYA from the coding sequence ATGACTCAGCAGGCAAAGCAGGTTCTCGAAGGCAGCGAAACCGGGGACGAAAAGCGCAGTTTCCTGCGCGATTTCAGCCAGCCCTGGATCGACCTTAACGATAAGACCGTGATGGTCACGGGCGGAACGGGCTCTTTCGGGAACCATTTCGTCAAGACCGTGCTGGCGCATTACAAGCCGCGCCGCCTGATTATCTTCTCGCGCGACGAGCTCAAGCAATATGAGATGCAGCAGCGCTTTCCGGTGGAACAGCACCCCTGCCTGCGCTTCTTCATCGGCGATGTGCGTGATCGCGACCGCCTCGACCTCGCCATGGCGAATGTCGATTACGTGGTTCATGCCGCCGCGCTGAAGCAGGTTCCCGCCGCCGAATACAATCCCTTCGAATGCATTCGCACCAATGTACTGGGTGCGGAAAACCTCGTTTACGCGGCGCTGCGCCGCAATGTGAAGAAGGTGATCGCGCTTTCCACCGATAAGGCCGCCAATCCGGTCAATCTTTATGGTGCGTCGAAACTCGCTTCCGACAAGATTTTCGTGGCCGCTAACAACCTGTCCGGCGCCGACGGCACCCGCTTCGCCGTGGTGCGCTATGGCAATGTGGTCGGTTCACGAGGTTCCGTGGTGCCCTTCTTCAAGAAGCTAGCGGCAGATGGCGCAACCGAACTTCCCATCACCGATGCACGTATGACCCGCTTCTGGATCACGCTGACGCAAGGCGTGAACCTGGTGCTCTCTTCCATGGAGATGAGCCGCGGCGGCGAGATTTTCGTACCCAAGATCGCCTCCACCACCATCACCGGCCTTGCGGATATTCTGAGCCCCAATCTGCCGCAGAAAATCATCGGCATTCGCCCCGGCGAAAAGTTGCATGAAACCATGATCCCCGCGGACGACGCCCATTGCACGCTGGAGATGGACGACCGTTTCGTGATCCTGGCGAGCTTTGCCGCCGCCTTGCGCGAAGCCTATCTCAATCGCGGCGCCAAGCCGGTGGCCGAAGGCTTCTCCTATTCGAGCGACAACAATCCCGAGCAGCTTGATGCGCGTGGACTGCAGCAGCTCTTGACCGAGGCCTACGCATGA
- the pseC gene encoding UDP-4-amino-4,6-dideoxy-N-acetyl-beta-L-altrosamine transaminase — MTAPEPKAEQTQPFLPYGRQIIEDDDIAAVTDALRGDYLTTGPLVTKFETALKDCVRADHAVVCSNGTAALYMAAKALGLGPGSTVIVPSITFLATASAPHMAGAEIVFADVDPDSGLMRPTDLEAALTRAGGKADAVFNVHLNGQCGAVEAIAQIAREHGLNIVDDASHAIGTRYRIGAEEKLVGENALSDMTTFSFHPVKTVTMGEGGAVTTNDPKWAEALRLCRNHGMTRDPAHFQTTADAFAAPDAPNPWYYELEEPGFNWRATDIQCALGISQLNKLSRFMARRKALAAAYDCLLAPLSPVVQPVSHTDCAPTLHLYPVLIDFAAVKMSRAEVMAKLAAEGIGSQVHYYPVHRQRYYAARYGITHLPGADAYYARALSIPFYASMTISDATRVVQALKLVLGL, encoded by the coding sequence ATGACGGCCCCGGAGCCAAAGGCAGAGCAGACCCAGCCCTTTCTGCCTTACGGGCGCCAGATTATCGAAGACGACGACATCGCCGCCGTGACCGACGCGTTGCGCGGCGATTACCTCACCACCGGCCCGCTGGTCACCAAATTCGAAACCGCGCTGAAAGATTGCGTGCGCGCGGACCATGCCGTGGTCTGCTCCAATGGCACCGCCGCGCTCTATATGGCCGCGAAAGCCTTAGGCCTTGGCCCCGGTTCTACGGTGATCGTGCCTTCCATCACGTTTCTTGCCACCGCGAGCGCGCCCCATATGGCGGGTGCGGAAATCGTTTTTGCCGATGTCGATCCCGATAGCGGCTTGATGCGCCCTACCGATCTGGAAGCGGCGCTGACCCGCGCCGGCGGCAAGGCGGATGCGGTGTTCAATGTTCATCTCAACGGCCAATGCGGCGCGGTGGAAGCCATCGCCCAGATCGCCCGCGAGCATGGGCTGAACATCGTTGATGATGCCAGCCATGCCATCGGCACGCGCTATCGCATTGGCGCTGAGGAAAAGCTGGTTGGCGAAAATGCCCTCAGCGATATGACCACCTTCTCCTTCCACCCGGTCAAGACCGTGACCATGGGCGAGGGTGGGGCGGTGACGACCAACGATCCCAAATGGGCCGAAGCGTTGCGGTTATGCCGCAATCACGGCATGACTCGCGATCCAGCCCATTTCCAGACCACTGCGGATGCGTTTGCCGCGCCGGATGCGCCCAATCCCTGGTATTACGAGCTGGAAGAGCCGGGCTTTAACTGGCGCGCCACCGATATCCAATGCGCGCTGGGGATTTCGCAGCTCAACAAGCTCAGCCGCTTCATGGCGCGCAGGAAAGCCCTCGCCGCGGCTTACGACTGCCTTTTGGCGCCGCTCAGCCCCGTGGTGCAGCCGGTTTCTCATACCGATTGCGCCCCGACGCTGCATCTTTATCCGGTGCTGATCGATTTTGCCGCGGTGAAGATGAGCCGGGCCGAGGTAATGGCAAAGCTTGCCGCCGAAGGTATCGGCAGCCAGGTGCATTATTATCCGGTGCACCGTCAGCGCTATTACGCGGCCCGCTATGGCATCACCCATCTGCCGGGTGCCGACGCCTATTACGCTCGGGCGCTGTCCATCCCCTTCTACGCCTCCATGACCATCAGCGACGCCACCCGGGTGGTGCAGGCGCTGAAACTGGTCTTGGGGCTCTAA
- a CDS encoding pseudaminic acid biosynthesis-associated methylase — MTFKTEQERFWAGSFGDEYLKRNQGEAIIASNVALFTQILRSAPGITSIVELGCNIGLNLRALKRMKSAFELSAYEINPNAAAEARAAGVATITEGTILDELSAETPYDLSFTKGVLIHINPEQLEKVYANLYRLSRRYIMVCEYYNPSPVTVNYRGNEDRLFKRDFAGELIERYNLKLVDYGFVYHRDNYFPQDDVTWFLMEK, encoded by the coding sequence ATGACCTTCAAGACCGAACAGGAGCGCTTTTGGGCGGGAAGCTTCGGTGACGAATATCTGAAGCGCAATCAGGGCGAGGCGATCATCGCCTCCAATGTTGCGCTGTTCACCCAGATCCTGCGCTCGGCACCAGGCATCACCTCCATCGTAGAGTTGGGCTGCAACATCGGCCTGAACCTGCGCGCCTTAAAGCGCATGAAGAGCGCTTTCGAGCTTTCGGCCTATGAGATCAATCCGAACGCCGCCGCCGAGGCGCGCGCCGCGGGGGTTGCCACCATCACCGAAGGTACCATTCTGGATGAGCTTTCCGCCGAGACCCCGTATGACCTCAGCTTCACCAAGGGCGTGCTGATCCACATCAACCCGGAACAGCTCGAGAAGGTCTATGCCAATCTCTACCGGCTGTCGCGCCGCTACATCATGGTCTGTGAGTATTACAATCCGAGCCCGGTGACGGTGAATTATCGCGGCAACGAAGACCGCCTCTTCAAGCGCGATTTCGCCGGCGAGCTGATCGAACGCTATAACCTGAAGCTGGTCGATTACGGCTTTGTCTATCACCGCGACAATTATTTCCCGCAGGACGACGTGACCTGGTTCCTGATGGAGAAATAG